ATGAGGGCGAAACTGGCCACCGGCTTGAGCTGTTTGATCCCGAACACGTGATACAGGGACGAAACCACGAAAGCCCCGGCTACCAGCCCCGTAATGTAGGGGTATATGACGATCATCAGCGACCAGTGGATATGGAGGTCGTTGGGAAATACATAACCGACTGTCTCCAACATCAGCGGACCTCCTTGTCAAGGCCGAGATAGTAGCATTTCGGTTTGGTGAGCAACTGGGGCTGAAGCATGCCGACCCTCTCCTCTGCCAGGACCTTCGTGACCGGATCGTAGGGGTCGCGGATGTCGCCGAAACGCCTCGTGCCGGTGGGGCAGGCCTGCACGCAGGCCGGCTTGAGACCCTTCGTGATTCGCTGGTAGCACCAGGTGCACTTGTCCGCAACGTGGGTGACGGGGTTGATCCATCTGGCAGCATAGGGACATGCCTGGACGCAGTAGCCGCAAGCCATGCAGCGTTCCTTGTCCACCAGCATGACACCGTCCGGGCTCTTGAAGGATGCCCCGAAGGGACACACCTGGACACACGGCGCTTCACTGCAATGGTTGCACATTTTCGGAACGAAATAGGCTTTGGAAACACCTGAAACCCCGGCCGTGGCAGCCGGAAAACCGTAAAGTCCCCCGTTGGGCGAATCGATGTGGGCATGGTCCGATTCAGGTCCCTTCTGGTACCTCTCGACCCAGGTGCGGTAAAACCCCGTGGGCACCTTGTTCTCACGCCTGCACGCCTGGACACAGGAGCCGCAACCGATACACTTGTGCAGATCGATTATGTAGGAATAAAGGTGTTCCCTTGGGTTGTAGCCGGTCAGGTCCATTTCAGGCTGAACCGTGGTGCCGGCCAGTGCCCTTTTAACCCGTCCGGGAATGAGGCCGAAGGCGACCGCGGCGACGCTGCCGAGCAATGCGCCCGCCGTCGTTCGCAGGAAATTTCTTCTGCTCGTTTCTTTCATGGTGACTCCTCGCATCATAATCTCAAGATCTCCAGGTGATTCTGACTACATGGAAGGATCGTGGGGATCATGACAGTCCAGGCACACATTCGGCGAATTTTCAACGTCCATTTCCGCCAGATGTTCGACGATACGCACCTGCGGGAAATGATCGGGTTTCGCCGGCTGGGCTTCGTGACAGCGGATACAGAGATCTTTGGCCTGCTGGATCTCCATCTCTTCAGACCACTCGTATTTCCCAGGGTTCGCCATGAAATCCTCGATCTTCTCGAAATGAACATGGCTGTTGAGAGGACCGTGGCAGGTTTCGCAGTTGATGCTTGCGTGTGCGGTCTCCAGGAATTCGCTCACCCTGTCCTCATGGCAACTGGCGCACGATTCGGCACCCGCTCCATGCTGGACCTGAAGGGCTTTCTCCTCCCGCAATGCATCGCCCCGATAGGGACCGTACTTCCCGAAGGTCGGATAGAGGGCCTGAACAATGACCACCCTCCCGACGATGTACAAGGCGATGACAATGACGATGATGAGAACCGCTCGCCAGAGATGTTTGGTGTGTTCCATAATGAGTACCTCTCACCGCAGCGTTTCGGGGAACCTCGTTACGCTGCCGGCTGGTTTGTCGGAAGGCGCATTTTCCCGTAACTTTGATTGCGTCGCAAAAAGTCATCAACGCGCCCCGCGCGGGGCGCCCAAATCAATGAATAGCCGCACATGGGAAGGGCGCCCGGATCAGTGACTGAAATACAGGCCACTGATCCGTGAGGGAAGGGGAAACCACGCTTTTCCCTTTCCGTGAAGCGAAAAGTCCCGGATTGGACTTTTTGCGACTCTATCATTATTCGTCCCCGTGACTATGGGGAGGGTTGACATCCCTGCCCCGGGTTTCCGAAACCGGTTTCCCTTCTGACGCGAAGAGCCAACTGATGAAAGATCTGTCTCCGAAGCGGGGTTTGTGCAGCCTTATCTCCGGTTCCTCTTCAAACTTTTCGGATGCGAAAAGCCACCTCCAGAACCCCTTTTCGCTGAACCGTGACCGGTATTCCGGACCGGGCCCCTCTTCCGTTTCGTAGCGATCCGGGGACAATATCCAGAAGATCACTGTCCACGGTTTTTTCCAGGTAACTTTCAATTAAGCGCCTCCTCAAACGCGGGCCTGTATCAGGAAATATAAACCTCTCCATAACAGGATAACAAGAAAATCGGCAGGTCAAGTATTGATGACTTCGCAAAAGACCAGGCGGGACTTATCGCGACCCTGCTTGTTACCTGTCAGTGATATCCGAACCAGCCGAACGGTATGACCGTAATTTTTCACCGGTTATATCACCCTATACCATGTTTTTCCGTCAACCGGTGCCACTGTCCGAGTACCCAGGAGCCTGCCGCGGCGGCCATTCCGAATGAAAAGACGCTGGCGACCACGGGAAGCCCCTTGATCTTGAAAAGATCGTAGAAGAACGCCTTGCCGCCGCCCAGTACGGTAACGAGAACGGCAACCCATTTGATCTGGGCATCGACCTGTTTTCGGGCAATCATGAACAGGCCAAGGGCGCCGAGGTTAAGGATCAGGCTTTGACCAGCTGTAAAGGCGGCCCCGTCTCCAAGACCCGCATACAGGCCGGCTCGCAGGGCCAGGAAAGCGGCCCCGACACTGACCAGGAGCGGGATCGCCCCGCTGACATCGTTCCGGTCCAGTCGCCCGAAATACAGGCTGTCGCCCGGCGGGTCCGTTGTCTTTACGATGTGGTAATGTCCGAGGGCGACCACGGCTATTACCGTCATGCCGGCCAGTGTGGCGGCGAAGTGGGTCCCGGAAGGCGACATGAGCAGCAGGAGGCCCGAGGCGCCCAGAACCGTTCCCTGCAGGAAATACCCGGTGACCCTGACCCCGGCGCTTTTCCACCGCGCCGAAAGCCATGCGAGGCTGATCGCCGCCCAGGAAAGGATGGCGAGGGCGATCACCGATTCCCCTGAAAGGTCCCTGAACGAAAGGGCCAGCAGCAGCGCGGCAGGGAAGGCGAAAGTGTTGGCTCCCTTCGTCCCGGCACCGGCTCTTCCGGCCTTGAGGGCAGCGATCCCCAGCAGTGCGCTCGCTGTCAGGACCCCCGAGACGCCGAGGACCTTTAAGCCCTCCCCCAAAGCTGAGACGACCATGAGGGCGGCAACATAGGCGCCCGCGGATGCCGCCGTGGGGAGGATGTTGTCGAAGGGACGCCGGGTATCGTGATCACTTTTCCAGATGGCGTACACCGATATCCCGATGTAGTAGGCGAGGAAGACGGCCACCAAGGTGAAAAACCAGGCAAGTGTGCCTGGAA
This window of the bacterium genome carries:
- a CDS encoding 4Fe-4S dicluster domain-containing protein, producing MKETSRRNFLRTTAGALLGSVAAVAFGLIPGRVKRALAGTTVQPEMDLTGYNPREHLYSYIIDLHKCIGCGSCVQACRRENKVPTGFYRTWVERYQKGPESDHAHIDSPNGGLYGFPAATAGVSGVSKAYFVPKMCNHCSEAPCVQVCPFGASFKSPDGVMLVDKERCMACGYCVQACPYAARWINPVTHVADKCTWCYQRITKGLKPACVQACPTGTRRFGDIRDPYDPVTKVLAEERVGMLQPQLLTKPKCYYLGLDKEVR